Proteins encoded in a region of the Rhizobium sp. CC-YZS058 genome:
- a CDS encoding deoxyribodipyrimidine photo-lyase, protein MAKAQRAETGTVILWFRKDLRTDDNRALAAAVASGRAVLPLYILEPGESGPLGEAQAWWLHHSLAALSDDLKRLGAPLILRRGEAIDIVPRLVERTGASAVYWNRRYDPAGAEIDTALEAALREKSIETESFAGALLHEPTKVRTKTGGPYRVYTPFWRALEAAGEPEEPIEAPRSITAPKHLPKSDALEALALLPRLDWANAFSDLWTPGEKAAQARLRHFLDDLIGGYTAARENTWEDGTSRLSPHLALGELSPRRVFHATRGLKHAPEREVVTFRKELVWREFAYHLLVHNPDMRWENLNRKYDRLGWQDHSGDFTAWTKGLTGYPIVDAGMRQLWRHGIMHNRVRMITGSFLVKDLLIDWRRGEAWFRDTLVDADPASNAMNWQWVAGCGADAAPFFRVFNPTTQGEKFDPQGRYVREHVPELARLPDKYIHRPAEAPASVLKEAGITLGKTYPSPIVDHSKARDRALAAYRTLKDAA, encoded by the coding sequence ACGGGAACGGTCATCCTGTGGTTCCGAAAGGACCTGCGGACCGATGACAATCGTGCGCTCGCCGCCGCGGTCGCTTCCGGGCGCGCCGTCCTCCCTCTTTACATCCTCGAGCCTGGCGAATCCGGCCCCTTGGGCGAGGCACAGGCCTGGTGGCTGCATCATTCCCTCGCCGCCCTCAGCGACGACCTGAAACGCCTTGGCGCGCCGCTGATCCTGCGCCGTGGCGAGGCGATCGACATCGTGCCGAGATTGGTCGAACGAACCGGTGCGTCCGCCGTCTACTGGAACCGCCGCTACGACCCGGCGGGCGCAGAGATTGATACGGCGCTGGAGGCTGCGCTTCGCGAGAAGAGCATCGAAACGGAAAGCTTTGCCGGCGCACTTCTCCACGAACCTACCAAGGTCCGCACCAAGACGGGCGGGCCCTACCGCGTCTACACCCCGTTCTGGCGGGCGCTCGAAGCTGCGGGCGAGCCGGAGGAGCCGATCGAGGCGCCGCGATCGATCACCGCCCCAAAACATCTGCCGAAGTCCGATGCGCTCGAGGCTCTCGCTCTGCTGCCGCGGCTTGACTGGGCCAACGCCTTTTCCGACCTCTGGACGCCGGGCGAAAAGGCCGCTCAAGCCCGGTTGAGACATTTCCTCGACGATCTCATCGGTGGCTACACGGCAGCGCGCGAGAACACCTGGGAGGACGGCACCTCCCGCCTCTCGCCCCATCTGGCATTGGGCGAACTCTCGCCTCGCCGCGTCTTTCACGCCACCCGCGGCCTCAAGCACGCGCCCGAGCGCGAGGTCGTCACCTTCCGCAAGGAGCTGGTCTGGCGCGAGTTCGCCTACCACCTTCTGGTCCACAATCCGGACATGCGGTGGGAGAATCTCAACCGAAAATATGACCGGCTCGGCTGGCAGGATCACTCCGGAGACTTTACCGCCTGGACGAAGGGCCTCACCGGCTATCCGATCGTCGATGCCGGAATGCGCCAGCTCTGGCGGCACGGGATCATGCACAATCGCGTGCGGATGATCACCGGCTCCTTCCTCGTCAAGGACCTGTTGATCGACTGGCGGCGCGGCGAGGCCTGGTTTCGCGATACATTGGTGGATGCGGACCCGGCCAGCAATGCCATGAATTGGCAGTGGGTGGCGGGCTGCGGCGCCGATGCCGCCCCCTTCTTCCGGGTCTTCAATCCGACCACGCAGGGCGAGAAGTTCGACCCGCAGGGCCGCTATGTGCGCGAGCACGTGCCGGAACTGGCCCGCCTCCCCGACAAATACATCCACCGGCCTGCCGAGGCACCGGCATCGGTGCTGAAGGAAGCCGGCATCACGCTCGGTAAAACCTATCCCTCGCCGATCGTCGATCATTCCAAGGCCCGCGATCGTGCGCTGGCCGCTTATCGCACTCTCAAGGACGCCGCATGA
- a CDS encoding NAD(P)/FAD-dependent oxidoreductase, which translates to MTLSPPLAFSSNGPSADTGRRLSIAVIGSGVSGTSAAWALAPVHDVTLYEKDHRPGGHTATVDIDYDGTPISVDTGFIVYNEANYPNLTALFAELGVVTHPSSMSFSLSLDEGALEWRGGPFSGLFAQKRNMLRPSFLLMLREILRFNRTCLADRSAGVLGDRSIGDYLNWRGFSPGFTNNYLIPMAAAIWSAPAARMLDFPAERFVQFFDNHRLIYAKPHPWRTVAGGSRVYLDKLLARLGDRLKLNAPVRGIRREGGRVAVTEADGTLRLFDKVILASHSDQSLALLQDATGEERDLLSAVPYQPNRVILHRDPALMPKREKAWASWNYLRSTKPGADQSVAVTYWMNSLQAIDPACPLFVTLNPDREPAADKVFAEFSYNHPQFDARSVEAQRRLGGIQGDRNTFFAGAWTGYGFHEDGLASGLAAAELLGGIIPWRRPPALPFAEAAE; encoded by the coding sequence ATGACACTGTCTCCGCCCCTCGCCTTTTCGAGCAACGGCCCTTCGGCGGACACGGGACGACGACTGTCGATCGCGGTGATCGGGTCGGGCGTCTCGGGCACCTCGGCTGCCTGGGCGCTGGCCCCGGTCCATGACGTAACCCTTTACGAGAAGGACCACCGGCCGGGCGGCCATACGGCGACCGTGGACATCGACTATGACGGAACGCCGATTTCGGTCGACACCGGGTTCATCGTCTACAATGAGGCGAACTACCCCAACCTCACCGCGCTTTTTGCCGAGCTCGGGGTCGTCACCCATCCCAGCAGCATGAGCTTTTCCCTCTCGCTCGATGAAGGCGCGCTCGAATGGCGGGGAGGACCCTTCTCTGGCCTCTTCGCGCAGAAGCGCAATATGCTGCGCCCCTCCTTCCTGTTGATGCTGCGCGAAATCCTGCGCTTCAACCGCACCTGCCTGGCAGACCGGAGCGCCGGCGTGCTCGGAGATCGCTCGATCGGGGATTATCTGAACTGGCGCGGCTTCTCGCCCGGCTTTACCAACAACTACCTGATCCCCATGGCAGCCGCCATCTGGTCGGCGCCGGCCGCCCGCATGCTGGATTTCCCCGCCGAGCGCTTCGTGCAGTTCTTCGACAATCATCGCCTGATCTATGCCAAGCCACACCCCTGGCGGACGGTGGCGGGCGGCAGCCGTGTCTATCTCGACAAGTTGTTGGCGCGGCTCGGCGACCGGCTGAAGCTCAATGCGCCCGTTCGCGGTATTCGTCGCGAAGGCGGACGCGTCGCGGTCACGGAGGCGGATGGCACCCTGCGCCTGTTCGACAAGGTCATCCTCGCCAGCCACAGCGACCAGTCGCTGGCGCTGCTGCAGGATGCTACGGGCGAGGAACGGGACCTGCTGTCCGCCGTTCCCTACCAGCCGAACCGCGTCATTCTCCACCGCGATCCGGCGCTGATGCCGAAGCGGGAGAAGGCCTGGGCCTCGTGGAACTATCTGCGCTCGACCAAGCCCGGCGCGGACCAGAGCGTTGCCGTCACCTACTGGATGAACAGTCTCCAGGCGATCGACCCGGCGTGCCCGCTGTTCGTCACGCTGAACCCGGATCGCGAGCCGGCGGCCGACAAGGTCTTTGCCGAGTTTTCCTACAATCATCCGCAGTTCGATGCGCGGTCTGTGGAGGCGCAGCGGCGGCTTGGCGGGATCCAGGGCGATCGCAACACCTTCTTTGCCGGCGCCTGGACCGGCTACGGCTTCCATGAAGACGGTCTCGCATCCGGTCTTGCGGCAGCGGAACTGTTGGGGGGAATTATCCCCTGGCGGCGCCCGCCTGCCCTTCCCTTCGCGGAAGCGGCGGAATAG
- a CDS encoding DUF1365 domain-containing protein — MASQDRAEEGRTSAAAALYRGHVMHQRMKPLGHRFRYSVFSLRLDLDRLAEADRQSRLFSVDRFNLLSFHQADHSDRPGVPLRRYVESLLEGLELEIAARRIVLVAYPRILGWVFNPIALYYVYDKHDRLAAMIYEVRNTFGERHTYVCPLEAGEQSAAGIRQSCDKIFHVSPFMPMAMRYHFRISEPGSQIRWRILETDAEGPMLAATFSGSLLPLTSGSILGSVARIPNLTIKILAGIHWEALKLWVKGARYIPRPAPPGRSSLWRQGRRQDHEACEAAE; from the coding sequence ATGGCGTCGCAGGATCGGGCAGAAGAGGGGAGAACGAGCGCCGCGGCGGCGCTTTACCGCGGGCATGTCATGCATCAGCGGATGAAGCCGCTCGGGCACCGGTTCCGCTACTCGGTCTTCTCGCTGCGGCTCGATCTCGACCGCCTCGCCGAAGCCGACCGTCAAAGCCGGCTCTTTTCGGTCGATCGCTTCAATCTCCTCTCCTTCCACCAGGCCGATCACAGCGATCGGCCGGGCGTGCCGCTGCGGCGCTATGTCGAGTCGCTTCTCGAAGGTCTGGAGCTGGAGATCGCAGCAAGGCGCATCGTGCTCGTCGCCTATCCCCGCATCCTCGGCTGGGTGTTCAACCCGATCGCGCTCTACTACGTTTATGACAAGCACGATCGGCTGGCGGCGATGATCTACGAGGTGCGCAACACCTTCGGCGAGCGACACACCTATGTCTGCCCGCTCGAAGCAGGCGAGCAGTCTGCGGCTGGCATCCGGCAGAGCTGCGACAAGATCTTTCACGTCTCCCCCTTCATGCCGATGGCGATGCGCTACCACTTCCGCATCAGCGAGCCGGGGTCGCAGATCCGCTGGCGAATCCTGGAGACGGATGCGGAAGGCCCGATGCTGGCGGCGACCTTTTCCGGCAGCCTCCTGCCGCTGACGAGCGGGAGCATCCTCGGTTCCGTCGCGCGCATTCCGAACCTGACGATCAAGATCCTGGCCGGAATCCACTGGGAAGCGCTGAAACTCTGGGTCAAGGGCGCCCGTTATATCCCGAGACCGGCTCCGCCCGGCCGCAGCAGCCTCTGGCGACAGGGGCGTCGCCAGGATCACGAGGCTTGCGAGGCGGCGGAATAA